In Leishmania donovani BPK282A1 complete genome, chromosome 20, one genomic interval encodes:
- a CDS encoding endo-1,4-beta-xylanase z precursor-like protein, whose product MSAITITPAAPATTPPTRTPAMHLHSFSQPTQAQQQQQLLFRPRCEEGVTYSEDNNSTVHYRFYLPHASSVVVAPVKVCLVDSDGGTVPVASIGAAAPMTKHQDGVWVGTVSAPVGLQCVVLMVDGNPVLTPHLSIGCLHGLQRANYIDVPPPNPNRCVYAMRPSVEHGMVAHNYLTSYTMDTTEEVLIYVPPSYHKASSATRRYPVLYLLHDDREYPMNCVQQGKVNVIADNLIADGKMTEMIIVMKSSVSARANGECIPCDAAKLCEDLTEDIIPYVDNHYRTEADRDNRAIAGLYMGSIQASRLCITRHDLFAYAGMFSGFLRSNWNGISTDSDHIEALRRDPVAFQAAMKVLFRCIGDDNTHRAAFEADDALLAELGVACERRIYAGSHSWQVWRQAAADFLPMLFKDLSFLPRH is encoded by the coding sequence ATGTccgccatcaccatcacacccgctgctcctgcgacgacgccgcccaCTCGCACCCCTGCAATGCATCTGCATAGCTTTAGCCAACCCACtcaagcacagcagcagcagcagctccttttCCGGCCGCGCtgcgaggagggggtgaCATATAGCGAAGACAACAACAGCACCGTGCACTACCGTTTCTACCTTCCCCATGCCAGCTCTGTTGTTGTCGCTCCTGTGAAGGTTTGCCTGGTGGACAGCGATGGTGGCACGGTCCCTGTCGCctccatcggcgccgccgcacccaTGACAAAGCACCAAGACGGAGTGTGGGTCGGAACCGTGTCCGCACCAGTCGGACTGCAGTGTGTCGTCCTCATGGTGGACGGCAACCCTGTGCTCACGCCCCACCTCAGCATCGGGTGCCTGCATGGGCTCCAGCGGGCAAACTACATCGATGTCCCGCCACCGAACCCAAATCGATGTGTCTACGCCATGCGGCCCTCCGTCGAGCACGGGATGGTGGCCCACAACTACTTGACGTCCTACACAATGGACACAACCGAGGAAGTTCTTATCTACGTGCCGCCCTCGTATCACAAGGCGAGCAGCGCAACACGTCGGTACCCCGTGCTCTACCTCCTGCACGACGACCGCGAGTACCCAATGAACTGCGTACAGCAGGGTAAGGTGAACGTCATCGCCGACAACCTCATCGCCGACGGCAAGATGACGGAGATGATCATCGTAATGAAGAGTAGTGTGAGCGCACGCGCCAATGGTGAATGCATTCCATGCGATGCGGCCAAGCTCTGCGAAGACCTGACGGAGGACATCATTCCGTACGTCGACAACCACTACCGCACCGAGGCAGATCGCGACAaccgcgccatcgccggtCTCTACATGGGCTCCATACAAGCCAGCAGGCTCTGCATAACACGCCACGATCTCTTCGCCTACGCCGGCATGTTCTCCGGCTTCCTGAGGAGCAACTGGAACGGCATCAGTACGGACAGCGACCACATCGAAGCCCTCCGCCGCGATCCCGTAGCCTTCCAGGCCGCCATGAAAGTGCTCTTCCGTTGCATTGGCGACGACAACACCCACCGCGCCGCGTTCGAGGCGGACGACGCtctgctggcggagctgggcGTGGCGTGCGAGCGGCGCATCTACGCGGGCTCACATAGCTGGCAGGTATGGCGCCAGGCCGCAGCCGATTTCCTGCCAATGCTATTCAAGGACCTAAGCTTTCTTCCTCGTCACTGA